ggaagaaaaaaaaatctggtacACTCCTTACTACAAATAAGGATAAAACTCTAGtctcttttaaatgaaaatgtatacatatatataaacccaaaagttatttttgtctttgttacatcacacaggaaaaaaaacccagtactCAGAACTGCAGCAAATACTCTAGTTCACGAAACAACAATAAAGCCCTCAGGCCATCACTGTTGAAAAACAATCTACCTCACACCAATAACAAAGCCAATAACATAAATGATTCCCTAAAAATAAAGACCACATAAAGCATTTTGTGTTCTAAGCTGGCCATGAATAGAGTAAATACTTAACAAATCCTTGTCATTGATATCTTTGATTCTTTGGTTTTTCattcagaaagcaagcaagggTTTCTTTCCCATCcaaatctttttattaaaacctAAAAATTTTGTCTCCATCTCCTTCCTCACATTGGGATCTGCTATTAAAAATGGAAGCGAGATCACATGAACCAGCTGATAGACTGTTTCCAGCAGTAGCAAGAAACCCCTACCCGAAGTCTGTGGAGAAGCTTCTACTTCCAAGTTGGCAGAGAAGCGCTCGCTTTGAGCTCCAAGGACTCCAACAGGCAAAGACTGGTCACCGGAAGCCAGATCTCCTTCCAGCTCCTCACTTATGGGGAAAGTAATATCACTAACAGGTTCCTCCTTAATCTTCACAGGCTTTGTgtcttctgctgccttttcagGGTTGACAATCTTCTCGTACTCTTCAGAGAGCTGCTTGCTAACCTGTCAAAGATCAGTGAGGGTGAAAAAGAGGCCAGAAAGGTCAGAATGACTTCAGAGACTCTAATGGCAATTACATTGCAGTGTGTTCTGTTCCCAGAATATTATTAACATCTGACCTGAACGAACAAGTAAACAGGTTATCAGCTacacaggaaagatttttttttcccctttaagaACACCTTCTATCTTGTAACAAGGGACTTTAATAAGAGTTTCAATCCATTGACATGTCTGCTTGATAAATATGAGCACCTTTATTTCACAgacagtgatgatgaggcccCAAAATTTAAACAGagcatgaaataaaagcaaagtgtCTCAGTCTTACTTTTTGGTTTTACCTATAAGACTATCCCCCATTTGCCAGTAACAAATTTACtccatcattaaaaaaaaagcagctcagatATTCATCAGCTCTGTTGTCACCACTGGGCAAAGCCTGCGTACCTTCTGTCAGATTCACAGCAAAAAACACATAAGTTTTCTCCAGTCAGAGAAGTGAAACAAGTACAGAAATGAGATTTAGAACTACCCTATACTTCTAGAAACTTAACTGTaagcaattaaattaaaaatttcagatttcatcTGCTTCTAACAAATGCTTGTTTATACCACTGAATCCCAACGGTCAGTGAACTGTGCTCAGGAAAAGCCCAAggttttttaacagcaaaagcaagaacGAAAAAGAATAGCAAAGCCTATTTCCCCCTTTTACATATACTTCCAAATACAGAGGCTACTGTGGACCTCAGCCCTGCATGAAGAACAGAACAAATAAGACAATGACCCGCTGCAGGATAAGAGTGAACTGCATCGGTAGAATGATACAGAAAACGCAAATTCCAAAAGGCGATATctgaataaaagcatttaaacaaaaatgaacctatttttttgaacaaaaacatttttaatgaagacagATCTTGATGATGTTATTTTTATGCACAAACCTCAGACTCCATCACAATTTACATACTACATGCACGTACAGGTGTCTCTGATTTATACTGCCTCTGTAAGGCACAAGGTGCCAACCCagggaaaaggaggacaaggTAGCTGCTCCAAGATGAGTGAACTGGCACTCAGATAATGTGACAAGGAGGAAGGGATGGCAGGGTTTGCCTTTGGTCACAGGCTACCTACTTGATTCAAATCTTGGTTTTTGATGAGGAGTAAAATTCCCACTTcaaatctttgcatttctgtaagtCCACAACAGGCAGACAGTCTTATATCattcaaataaaatgcatttgtttaatttcaCAGAATACCAGGACCAAGAGAAACCATATCCTTATTCTTACATCCTACATTGATATGGCACCTCTTATTCCAAGGAATTTAACaattcctcttctttctccacaGAAGCACAGTCCCCTCTAGACTGGAAGGTAGCACCTGTGGGACAACTCAGATTAGCACAATACTACCCCATAGTCTTACAGTTTAAGCAAGTCACCCCTTGTTTAAGCAAATACAGCCAAGTAATTTTTGTTCATCTGCttacttgttttctgaaatggtAAGCAGCCAAATATCCcattaaagcagaaaattcaGTTAATCAGTCAGTACTGATTTTACCTCTACTTGATATTTTTGGCTGGGCCACTCAAAAGCTGGGGCATCCTCTTAAACCCAGACAAACCACCAGTAGAGCATTCTTAGCCTCAGCAGGGACACAAATAAGGGGGTCTGTCTTCCAGccaaaaaaatcttgtttctcttttccttgatGACTCCCCTCCATATCCAAGAGGTTTTCTAATCTGAGTTTACTTCAGTAAGACCCAGGACTTGCTACAGGAATAAGCAATTGTACTGGGGGTGCATTTATTGGTGCCATCGGGTCCCTACTGCTCTTCTCACCTGAAGCATGTAGCTGTGATAATCCTTAATGCGGTGTTGCCAGAACTTCTGCAGCGAGAGCACACTGCCAATGCCCACTTCATGGAAGACCTGCTCCATGACATCAGGGAAAGGGGTGTGCCCAAGTCGAGCTTCTCGATCCACAGCAAAACGCAGCAGTTTGGTGAACTTCAAGCAGTACTCGTGGGCAATGTCTGTCAGGGTCTCCAGAACACTCTCATTGGCACACTCAAAGCCTGTGTGAGCCAGGATGGTGGCCATTGACTGGTAAAGAAGCTGCCGGCAGGAGGACCAACTCAGCTCAGTCACTGGCTCCCCTCTGCCtctaaaaaccagaaaagacaaaaatagcaCACGTCCAAAAACCAAAAGGAATGTATCAGTTGAAGAGATATTGTCAATAATAATGTGATgtacaaagcaaaagcaaaaactgTTTGGGGTTCTTCTCCATAGCTTCTTCATTACATATGAATACTACCTAGTAAGGGGATTTATCTGCTTTCccatcttcccctccctccaaaTAATCACTGCAAATTCTCATTTTCCCTTCTAATACCGGAAGATTCTTTGGGTGATGCATGAATGTGGGATGCAAATCTTCTGAACCCTTAAGCaactcccttcccacccaagAGCTTTTCTCCTGGAGATGTGAATTAAATGGGTCCttgacacaaacaaaaaaaggcattttaaataacatgaaTGCAAATCATTTCCCCTCTCAGTTAATTACATTTCTCTTCCTTATTATCTCTGATGTCACAGGCCTAATAGTCAGATACAAAGGCTTTTGGGATAGACAAGATCTGAATTTATAATGCAAAAGACACacataaaaagcaagaaacaggATACATATACAGTCCATAAAGGGAACCAAAAAGACGATTTCCCTGCCTTCAATTTCAGTAGCCACTAAGCACAACACTGAAAGAATTATCCCCGTATGCAACAGAAGAAGTGAACAGCAGGCCCTGGGAGGAGGCCTGGAGAGGTTCTGCCATAAAGCTGCACTCCCCAGCCTTGGGTTTGAGACCCCTCTTCTTGGTGTTGCTCAGCAGGAAGGATTGACCACGCAGGATGTGGGAGATGGAGAAGAACTGACATGAGCACCTCAAATATTCATTTACCATCAGGCAACCGATTTTTCATCAAGGTGAGTTAACAAATAGAAATTccacataggaaaaaaagaagatgagatAAGGCAAGGCCTCTGAAAGGTAAACATATTTCTACCATTTTCTCAACTCACAATTAAATGGATGTGGTGTATTTGCCCATATCAGTAACACAGTCTTCAAATGCTGAtgtgaaaaaatcaaatttcctTTCTGCTAAGTATGGTACTTATATACTTTTTTACACTTCATTCAGCACCAACAGCAGAATTAAACTAACAATTTCACCCTTCATTTGTTTCTGATCAATTTCTCCCAACATCTTCCGCAGCCCACCCTGAGATTTGCCTTGCTCTCACCCCACATTACACGTGTATCACCACACACTCTTTTCAGTAACAAGACCTGATTAAACAGTACACAGAGAGCATTAATGCCTTGATAAAATCCTCACTACTCTTGTTTCTCCGACGAGTACATTAGGTACCCTTCAGTCCGGCTGAGATGCTGGGTCACAGAGCCTCAGCTCCCTCTGATCCTCAGAACTGACCCATAGAAAACCACTGAaacacagcagtaaaaaaagGTAACAATTCATGATAGGGAAAATTAAAGGTTAAACTTAGAGCTATCAGGACCAAAATGGTTCATTTTCAAGAACACCAGCTCAGCACTTTCTGATTATTCAAATAAAGGAGGGAATCACACTGTATTAAGAGCTACAGATGATGATATTTCTAAGTGGATATTAAGAACAGCATGTGGATCTCAGGTCATGGATTCATCCCAGTTATTAATTGCTGGAAAATGACTCACATCCCAATTCCTACTCAATTATGTAACTACTTTGCAAAGAAGACAGCAGCCGCTCTGACAAGATGAATTAAAAGATCATCAGTTCCTTTATAAACCAAGTGTCACCCATActgtttttttttacatctccctcactcccccctccacctcccagcAACAGATTTCTGAAGTTCACAAACAGCCGTATGTCTCATACAACACTGGGACCAGAAGGttacaacattaaaaaaaaaaaaaaaaaaggaaaaaaacccaaaaaaccaatcAGAAAACAACCATCAAAATTTATGCctataaaaaagaaactttttttttttaagcacatatAAAGGACATCCCTAGCTGTCCAGCAGCCATCGGCTGAGAAACAATGAACACCAGACTACTATTAATAAAGAGACAAAGAGCCATTATTGACACTCTGCCATTCAATCAAAACACTATGGACAAACTTAAACTAGACATAGAATTTGGCAAGCCCAAGCAAGATATTCAGCCATTTGTAGAGCACAAGAAACACTTAGCAATGCATATCACTcctcagaagcagcagagaatgTTATATCTCTTTTAAACTCctagaggaaaagaaaccaatTGCCAGCATTAAAATGCAGCTAGGTCACTATGCTGAAAGGGGTATAATCAACTcgaaatctaaattaaaaatcaattaaagacagagagaaaagaaatttcaggtACTGTACTCAAATCCAAATCCCCACCTCTTGTTCTTGGTAAGGTCAGTcaattatgttttgtttttcttatgttttcttctcttgtctTCCTGTTTCCCACAATAAACAATAGAAGATGATTAAAAGCCTGATTAGACAGCAAAAATTGAAATATTGTTGTAGATGTTAATGGAAGacaacaaatgagaaaatatctttttttttcttcacctccTTTAACCTTCAGGTACTGTCTGATAAGAATGCACATAAACAAAAGCAGCCATACAGACAGATGACACAAGCTGAAAGCAGCTATCTGATGTCAAGCCTTCCCAAAAAGGAGCGGCAAACTTATTTCCCCTGATGATCACAGGTAAAGAGCCTTGGTCTTCAATCTCATCCAGACACCTAGCACCTACAGAAGCACCCTTCCAGATACTATCATTATGCAGAATGCCACCCTCTGCAGCACTTACTGCTTTCCGGAAAGGCTCCCCATCCAGCTACCATTCAAAGCCAAGCCTATTTAACATATTACCAGGCTCATACAGCTGCAAGTAAAGAAGAGCACTTTAATCCCTAAAATTCTTTCATCAGAGATTAACAAACTGGCAATCAGGCCTGTGACTTGGAGGTGATCATCTCTACAGAAGATATAGTATGAAATTTATCACAAATACTGGCCAACTTGTTGCTCTTCAATTTTGTATTTCCAATAGGATCTGTATTTTTATCTATGGGTCACCAACACTAGACGACGTTCCAGACAGAAATCTACCTGCCAAGCCACGAACTCATCAGaccaaaaccccaaccttctcccactgctgccagcaaacctgcaaCATGCAGAACttcatgacagaaaaaaaagttcccGTTTATACCAATTAGGCTCATTTTCAGGATTAATAAGGTTTCAGAACTCACAAAAGGTCCATCTTCTGTGTCAACAAGATGTTCCCCAAAGGCACCACAATCCATTTACCCAAGCTCCTCTCCTGTAAGGCTGCTTTTCTTAGAAGGAAGGAGATCTCGTGGTTCATCTCCCGTGCAACTATATTCAAAGGAAAGTGTTTGGGCTAAGTCAGTACAAGGATCGACAGCTGAGGCTCACTCAAGTGCAGTAACGGATTGAagagctctgctccctcctAGGTGAGCATAAGCTAGCAGCAGATGGAGGGAGGGATTGTTTTTCCTACGAAAACATCAATTTTATGAAACATTACATCGTGGAGTTGAATTTCTACCAAATGAGGTGCAACAAGGTCGCTTCACAGCCATTTCCCCCAAACCAGTAAAATAAAGGAGAACATTGGAAAAACAAGATTATACTACTCAGTATATCAAAGAACAAAGCACACTAACTCAAACCAGAAAGTTGTTTCCTTGTGGAAGAGGGCCTCTTTCCACCTCATCCCGAGTAAGCCTCTTTCTAAATATCTCTGCTATGCCTACAGAAGACTGCACAGGTATAAAAAGAAGCTGCTCAATAGATAATGGCAAGAGGTAAAAGAtaacatttgtaaaataaattggGTCCCAGTGGCCCAACCCAGAAGATCAGACAGTTTAGGGGTTAAGCCAAAGTGCTTAGTCCAGCAGGGAAACTACATTCTGCCTGCTCTAATTTCCACTGCTCCAAACCCTTCCCAACATTTAACCTGCTATCCCACCGACACGTGCTTCCCTACTTCTGTACAGACATTTCTTAACTACAAGCCCTTCTGCCATGAACTGTCTTCCCATTGCAAACTCTCAATTTTGTTCACAGATTATCTTTCAATGCAAAGCACACATCCGATGTGGTCAGCAACACAAATGAGAGAATGGCAGAGAAATCTGTTAAGAAACCAACCACGCACACACAAGAAAAAGCATCTGAAGAGGCACATAATGAGTAGGTTAGGTTTCTTTTGAAGACGGATCCACGCTAATTGGAAGCTGaacagagaagaaggaaaagctaGCAGCAGTTTCAAGTCTACAGTTCCTTACTTATTTTTCATCGACTACTCTTTAAGCTTACCTTCTGTTTCTATACCAACTAAAACCAAATTTTAGTCCCTTATTGTCTAGTCCAAGAACTGTAACATCAAGAGTTGTAAATCACCAGGACCAGATGGTAATTCATCCAGGAATACTAATGGAATTCAAGGATGAAATAGTTGAATAGCTGTGATGAGTCACCTCTTGCTTTAAACTGCCTTGGCCCATGAGGACCAGAAGacagaaagcatgaaaacatttttttctaatagctTCAGAAAAGacgtgaagaactgcagctggGGAAGCGTGATATATTCTGGTGCATCaggaaaattcaaagaaatgatAAGAACAGAATTAGAGGACACATGGGCAAATGTGATACACTCAGAAAGagtccagacagcttttgtaAATGGAAAACCTGCTTTACAAACCTACTACAGTCCTCCAAATCCATCAACAAGCAAGTACATAAGAGATGTCCACTGTGGAGCCCAAGTTTTCCCTTGAGGATCTGTACCAGAATCAGAATCAAGGTTTGTTTCAACACATTTATAAACAGTCTGGAAAAATGGAGGAGAGGAATAGCATCACAATTAAAATTCCTCATGGTGCAGATTTTGGGGGGttaaaaagaccaaaacaactgaaaaatagcAGTAAATTaggttctgcctcttcctcatCTCAAAAGGGATGAGGAGATGGGGGTTACAGATATGGGGtgaggcagaggggaggaaaaccaaaatgaatCTAGGGaatcacaaaataaaagacaagtGTGTGGGGTCAAAGGATGAAAATCAATAACAAGGAAATAGAAAAGGACATGACTATAATAAAGAAACTTGTGGTCTGACTCAGGCTGGCCGCTcttatcttcctttctttctacaTCTAAATATACTTATACACTGCTTCTCAGACCCAGATTAtgccaaagaaaaaggaattaaaatatgcatttagtTGAGTACTTTAATTCTGACAATGGCACTTCAGAAGACAGCATAAAATTAAGCACTACCATGTTTTATCAAAGGGAAGAATGGTTTTCCTTAAATTGTTTTACATACCAAGAACACGCGTTGGCAAATcatataactttatttttactattataACCACAGCTGCTATTCTTAATTCACGTGTCTCAGAGCAGTTAAGAACAAACATGCAACAACAAATTCAAAGCTTCCTTCCTGCAAAAGCATAAATGTGTTTGGTTTAGCAAGCAAATTATAGTCTATGCTGTAGTTCATTATAAATCCACTCTCTATCAgccacaaaacatttcatttcaaaattgtCTATCCAGTTTTTACAACCTAGTCCTTAAACTCCCCCACGTGGCTGACTGCTAAATAACATTCCTCTTCTCTGACCCCAGAAACTCACAAGGGacaacaaaaagacaaagcagcCCCGAAAACACGGACAGAGCCACAGAAAACTGAACTTAACGCTGATGCCACCAGGGAGGACAGAGTAGAACACTGGTCAGGTCTACAAACCACAGGGGCAGAAAGAGCAGGAGTCACAGGGCTCAGACTTTATCCTCACCGGACTGGATTTCCCTTCACCCCTCTAGGCTGATTACTTTATTTCTTCCAAGAAGGATGATGGTGTCCTTCCACAAACAGCACTAAAGAATCACTCTACTGTTCAGAGAGACTATGTTCCCAAAAGcaacatctttcaaaaaaatgcattttatacaACTTCAGGCCATTAAAGAGCTCTGTTGCATTTAACTGAAACATTGTATTTTATTGATGCACATTCTCCcgattttaaaaactaaaatgtaTTATCCTCTCCCACATTATGTTCATTGGTGCACAGTCTTTAATCTAAAAACAGAAAGCTATAGTAGTGAGGATTAATCCCTGAATTTAAATGCACAAAACCTACAAAGTATCATGAGATCCTGCAAGAAATGCAACACCTCCTTGTGAATTTagtgtttcatagaatcatagaatggtttgggttggaagggacctcaaagatcatctagttccaacccccctgccacgggggGGCGTTGTCAGAGGGGTAGACAGGAGGTGGTGGCAATACTGTTTAATCAAAGATTGGCTGCAGAGGTAGAAGCAATGCAGCCTTCCTTAACATCTTCTCCAGCCCTTGGTGAGTGGAGCCCAGTATCAGAGACAAGAATTCCTTTCACCTATACTCATCTCTACCTCTGACCAGAATAACATCAACAGACAGGGCGTAATGTGATAGGTATTATGTCACAGGTCCTTGGCCACTGATGTCTTACAAATATGTTATCAAATCATCTTTTCAGAACCTACAACTGAAGAGCCAAAACCTAGTCATGCATCTTCTggattttcagttaaaataagGCAAGTTTAGTTGTGAGTAAGCGACCTAAATAGAAGAGACTTCACATCCTGTAACTAAACTTGTCAAAATACTGTTGAAGATACCAAAACCATTCACAAACATTTAGCATAGCACGAACAAGACAGAAATCAGCATTACACATCCACATTTTATagacaagaaacaaaatcacattttaaacaatGTGCATGTTATCCACACAGGAGAAATCTAAGTCTTTCCTTTTCGAAGCCTGTCATACTTTACATACAACTGTTTGACCCTTCAGCCTAAGGGAATCAACATaactaaatatatatttaaaaacactcAGCTTTCCTTCAGCCAAGAACTAACCCAAAGAAATACCAACACACCTGTAGAAATCACTCTCTGGGTCACTGTGCCTCAGCTGAAATGgcattttgggggttttgctaTCCAGAGGAAGCAGGTCATCAGGGAGAGGTGGAGAGGCCGGACAAGATGGCAGGGGTTCATTGTCTTCAGTTTTTATGCCCTCCgcttgctgctggttttgagcCTGAGCCATGGCGATCAGGCTGCGCAGCCGCCTGTTGTGTTGGATGAGCTGAATGGTGTGAATTGTGAGGCTGCAGGGCTCTGAGGGGATGTCCAACATGGTGGTCGGCCGGGGTTTGT
The DNA window shown above is from Grus americana isolate bGruAme1 chromosome 3, bGruAme1.mat, whole genome shotgun sequence and carries:
- the SUPT7L gene encoding STAGA complex 65 subunit gamma; the encoded protein is MLRYWGEIPVSSNQANRSSFDLLQREFRTVEVQDPPLHQPSANKPRPTTMLDIPSEPCSLTIHTIQLIQHNRRLRSLIAMAQAQNQQQAEGIKTEDNEPLPSCPASPPLPDDLLPLDSKTPKMPFQLRHSDPESDFYRGRGEPVTELSWSSCRQLLYQSMATILAHTGFECANESVLETLTDIAHEYCLKFTKLLRFAVDREARLGHTPFPDVMEQVFHEVGIGSVLSLQKFWQHRIKDYHSYMLQVSKQLSEEYEKIVNPEKAAEDTKPVKIKEEPVSDITFPISEELEGDLASGDQSLPVGVLGAQSERFSANLEVEASPQTSGAEVNASPLWNLAQVKMEPQENEETNVHGHGVLGSDVFEEPMSGMSEAGMPQSPNGSESSYGSHSADSLMGSSPVFNQRCKKKMKKM